The following proteins are co-located in the Bacillota bacterium genome:
- a CDS encoding ATP-binding protein, whose translation ARGMTRALAVARTIADLDGSEQITQEHLQEALAYRRSEGEF comes from the coding sequence CGCCCGCGGGATGACGCGGGCTCTCGCGGTGGCCCGCACCATAGCCGACCTGGACGGATCGGAGCAAATCACCCAGGAGCACCTGCAAGAGGCGCTTGCTTACCGCCGAAGCGAAGGGGAGTTCTG